The following coding sequences are from one Capsicum annuum cultivar UCD-10X-F1 chromosome 3, UCD10Xv1.1, whole genome shotgun sequence window:
- the LOC107863506 gene encoding probable inactive receptor kinase At5g58300, with translation MKLQPLLTAVAILIPLLSVFLQVIANLDSDRKALLNFADSVPHVRKLNWDLALPVCKSWAGITCNKDGTRVVAIHLPAVGLFGPIPANSIGKLDALKVLSLRANYLNGSVPSDLLSIPSLQYVYLQHNNFSGDIPVSLSPRLGVLDLSFNSFTGEIPPTINNLTRLSVLNLQHNSLTGKIPSLDTLRLNSLNLSYNMLNGSVPYSLQKFPLSSFAGNSHLCGTPLTNCSLSPSTSPAADGSAIPEKQKAVHSKKLSTGIIIAITVVASSVMFLLVLVISFCCLKKKVSHNTSIVTEKVAKGGRSEKPEDFGSGVPDAEKNKLVFFEGCSYTFNLEDLLRASAEVLGKGSYGTAYKAVLDEATIVVVKRLREVGVPKKEFEQHMEIVGRAGRHPNIVPLRAYYYSKDEKLLVNEYMPAGSLSAALHGNRGIGRTPLDWDTRLKISLGAAKGIAHIHTESGVKFTHGNIKSSNVLLTGGLDGCISDFGLTPLMNYISYKYRCAGYRAPEVIETRKGTQKSDVYSFGVLLLEILTGKSPLPLSGQDEVVDLPRWVRSVVREEWTAEVFDVELLKYQNVEEEMVQMLQIGLACVAKMPDMRPTMGEVVRMIEEIRQPEGETRPSSEDSRSKDSNAQTPE, from the exons ATGAAGCTCCAGCCTTTACTAACAGCTGTTGCTATTCTTATTCCGCTGCTATCAGTATTTCTTCAAGTCATAGCTAATCTTGATTCCGATAGAAAGGCTCTACTCAACTTTGCAGACTCGGTCCCTCATGTTCGAAAACTCAACTGGGATTTGGCTCTTCCTGTTTGCAAATCTTGGGCTGGTATAACTTGTAACAAAGATGGAACGAGAGTCGTTGCAATCCATCTCCCTGCTGTAGGACTTTTTGGTCCTATCCCAGCCAATAGTATAGGCAAGCTAGATGCTCTTAAAGTCCTTAGTCTAAGAGCCAATTATCTTAATGGAAGTGTCCCTTCTGATCTCCTTTCAATCCCTTCTCTCCAGTATGTCTACCTTCAGCACAATAACTTCTCTGGTGATATTCCTGTTTCTTTATCTCCTCGACTTGGAGTACTAGATCTCTCCTTTAACTCTTTTACTGGAGAAATTCCCCCCACAATCAATAACTTGACACGATTATCTGTGTTGAACCTACAGCACAATTCATTGACAGGAAAAATCCCCAGCCTTGACACCCTCAGGTTAAATAGCTTGAATTTGAGTTACAATATGCTAAATGGCTCAGTTCCATACTCCCTCCAGAAGTTTCCACTTTCATCATTTGCAGGAAACTCTCATTTATGTGGGACACCTCTAACTAACTGTTCCTTGAGTCCATCGACTTCTCCAGCAGCTGATGGCTCTGCAATCCCTGAAAAACAGAAGGCTGTCCACTCTAAGAAACTAAGTACTGGAATCATCATTGCCATTACGGTTGTGGCTTCTTCAGTAATGTTTCTCCTAGTCTTAGTAATCTCCTTCTGCTGCTTGAAAAAGAAAGTAAGTCATAACACTAGCATAGTTACAGAGAAGGTGGCTAAAGGGGGAAGGAGTGAGAAACCTGAGGACTTTGGAAGTGGGGTGCCTGATGCTGAGAAAAACAAGTTGGTGTTTTTTGAAGGTTGCTCTTACACCTTCAATCTGGAGGATCTTCTTAGAGCTTCTGCTGAGGTTCTTGGTAAAGGAAGTTATGGAACAGCTTACAAAGCCGTCTTGGATGAGGCAACAATTGTGGTAGTGAAACGGCTGAGAGAAGTAGGGGTTCCAAAAAAAGAGTTTGAACAGCATATGGAGATTGTTGGAAGGGCTGGGAGGCACCCTAATATTGTCCCACTCCGCGCATATTATTATTCCAAGGATGAGAAACTTCTTGTTAACGAATACATGCCTGCTGGTAGTTTGTCAGCAGCCTTGCACG GTAATAGAGGTATTGGAAGAACTCCACTAGATTGGGATACAAGATTGAAGATATCTCTGGGAGCAGCAAAAGGAATTGCCCATATCCACACTGAAAGTGGTGTGAAATTTACTCACGGAAACATCAAGTCCTCCAATGTACTCCTCACAGGAGGCCTAGATGGATGCATTTCTGATTTTGGCTTAACACCTCTGATGAACTACATATCATACAAATATAGATGTGCTGGGTACCGCGCTCCAGAAGTTATTGAAACACGGAAAGGGACACAAAAATCAGATGTTTATAGCTTTGGAGTGCTGCTCCTTGAGATTCTGACAGGTAAATCCCCTCTCCCGTTATCAGGACAGGATGAGGTTGTTGATTTGCCTAGGTGGGTGCGATCGGTTGTTAGAGAGGAATGGACTGCTGAAGTTTTTGACGTAGAGCTGTTGAAGTACCAGAATGTTGAAGAAGAGATGGTGCAGATGCTTCAGATTGGACTTGCTTGTGTAGCAAAGATGCCTGATATGAGGCCTACTATGGGAGAAGTGGTTAGAATGATTGAAGAAATTCGACAACCAGAAGGGGAGACGAGACCTTCCTCGGAGGACAGCAGGTCCAAGGACTCTAATGCACAAACCCCTGAATGA